In Aequorivita sp. H23M31, a single window of DNA contains:
- a CDS encoding SDR family oxidoreductase → MSKVIFITGASSGIGKAIGEYLSLRNYVVFGTSRNPERIKDSKFPLIKMDVNDTDSITAAVSEIISKKGRIDVVINNAGVGITGPIEETPENEIKNAFGTNLFGPINVIKAVLPQMRKQGEGYIINVTSIAGYMGLPYRGIYSATKAAFEITIEAMRMETLQFGIKMTNVAPGDFATNIAAGRYHSPVLENSPYKRAYSNTLKLMDEHVDGGEDPIKMAKVIYGIINTKNPKIHYRVGAPMQKISIVLKRILPDKVYENLLLKHYKLK, encoded by the coding sequence ATGTCAAAAGTAATATTTATTACCGGTGCTTCATCTGGAATTGGGAAGGCGATTGGAGAATATCTTTCTTTGCGGAATTATGTGGTTTTTGGAACCAGTAGAAATCCCGAACGTATAAAGGATTCGAAATTCCCTCTTATTAAAATGGATGTGAATGATACCGATTCTATTACAGCCGCTGTTTCCGAAATAATCTCAAAAAAGGGTAGGATTGATGTGGTTATAAACAATGCTGGTGTTGGAATTACCGGACCTATTGAGGAAACACCAGAAAACGAGATTAAAAATGCCTTTGGCACTAACTTATTCGGTCCCATAAATGTGATAAAAGCGGTTTTGCCCCAAATGAGGAAACAAGGAGAAGGTTATATTATTAATGTTACTTCTATTGCGGGATATATGGGTTTGCCATACCGAGGAATTTATTCGGCTACCAAGGCAGCATTTGAAATAACCATTGAAGCCATGCGAATGGAAACACTTCAATTTGGAATAAAAATGACCAACGTCGCACCTGGGGATTTTGCGACCAATATAGCCGCTGGCCGTTATCACTCCCCCGTTTTAGAAAACTCACCTTATAAAAGAGCTTATAGCAATACGCTCAAATTAATGGACGAACACGTGGATGGTGGTGAAGATCCAATAAAAATGGCGAAGGTAATATACGGTATAATAAACACGAAAAATCCAAAAATTCATTATAGGGTAGGGGCACCGATGCAGAAAATATCTATCGTTTTAAAACGGATTCTTCCCGACAAGGTTTAT